The Aspergillus luchuensis IFO 4308 DNA, chromosome 7, nearly complete sequence genome has a segment encoding these proteins:
- the HOM3 gene encoding aspartate kinase (COG:E;~EggNog:ENOG410PFFF;~InterPro:IPR027795,IPR001048,IPR001341,IPR036393, IPR018042,IPR002912,IPR041747;~PFAM:PF01842,PF13840,PF00696;~go_function: GO:0004072 - aspartate kinase activity [Evidence IEA];~go_process: GO:0008652 - cellular amino acid biosynthetic process [Evidence IEA]): MDDHQQNQKDPLEVARYESKDSPDSNWVVQKFGGTSVGKFALNIIDQVVLPSLLEHRVAIVCSARSSSTKAAGTTNRLLRAARDAEDALSQEYASLVEAVRLEHIQVVDEQIQSKVLKSRLISEINNECDKVLRVLEAAQTLGEISARCVDKVISTGEKLSCRLMAAYIQDRGVDSQYVDLAEVIDFPISNQGLDQDFYNNLAAALGRKIRACENKVPVVTGFFGTVPGGLLDQIGRGYTDLCAALVAVGIDAKELQVWKEVDGIFTADPRKVPTARLLPAITPAEAAELTFYGSEVIHPFTMEQVIRAKIPIRIKNVMNPRGDGTVIFPDSTFELEKTTPGHDPRLFRTRSPSLVQRPKRPTAVTIKHKILVINVHSNKRSLSHGFFAGIFSVLDRWRLSIDLISTSEVHVSMALHSEMPLLNGVGRDEYQVIDEDLKGALRDLQRYGTVDIIPEMAILSLVGKQMKNMIGVAGRMFSTLGENNVNIEMISQGASEINISCVIEERDADRALNIIHTSMFTFLD, from the exons ATGGATGATCATCAGCAAAACCAGAAGGATCCTTTGGAAGTTGCCAGGTATGAGTCAAAAGACTCACCGGATAGCAATTGGGTTGTGCAGAAGTTTGGAGGTACCAGTGTTGGGAAATTCGCATTGAACATCATTGACCAAGTGGTATT ACCAAGTTTACTCGAACACCGCGTGGCTATAGTTTGTTCGGCAAGGAGTAGTTCAACGAAGGCTGCAGGAACCACAAACCG CCTTTTGCGAGCAGCTCGGGATGCGGAAGACGCTCTATCACAAGAATATGCTTCCCTTGTTGAGGCAGTCCGGCTCGAACATATCCAGGTCGTTGACGAACAAATCCAGTCCAAGGTACTTAAGTCCCGGCTCATTTCAGAGATAAACAACGAATGCGACAAAGTACTTCGAGTCCTGGAGGCTGCACAAACTTTAGGAGAGATAAGCGCACGATGCGTGGATAAAGTGATTAGTACAGGAGAAAAGCTCAGTTGTCGCCTCATGGCCGCTTATATTCAGGACCGCGGTGTGGATTCACAGTACGTGGATCTAGCTGAGGTCATCGATTTTCCCATCTCGAATCAGGGTCTCGACCAGGACTTCTACAATAATCTCGCTGCAGCTCTTGGCCGAAAGATTCGGGCCTGTGAGAACAAAGTGCCAGTTGTTACTGGGTTTTTCGGAACCGTACCTGGTGGCCTCCTCGATCAAATTGGCCGCGGTTATACTGATCTTTGCGCTGCCCTCGTTGCTGTTGGAATAGATGCCAAGGAACTCCAAGTCTGGAAAGAGGTTGATGGAATATTCACCGCAGATCCCCGGAAAGTGCCTACTGCACGCCTTTTACCTGCAATCACACCAGCCGAGGCAGCTGAACTGACATTCTATGGTTCGGAGGTGATCCATCCCTTCACTATGGAGCAAGTCATCCGTGCCAAGATTCCAATTCGCATAAAGAATGTTATGAACCCAAGAGGTGATGGCACCGTGATCTTTCCAGACTCCACTTTTGAACTGGAGAAGACAACCCCAGGTCATGATCCGAGACTATTCCGTACTCGCAGCCCTAGTCTTGTGCAGCGGCCTAAACGCCCAACGGCGGTAACGATCAAGCACAAGATCTTGGTGATTAATGTACATTCCAACAAACGTTCGCTCTCACATGGATTCTTCGCTGGGATATTTTCCGTTCTCGACAGGTGGAGACTTTCTATCGATTTGATATCTACAAGTGAGGTTCATGTCTCGATGGCTCTTCATTCGGAAATGCCTCTTCTAAACGGAGTTGGGAGGGATGAATACCAGGTAATTGATGAAGATCTCAAAGGTGCTTTGCGCGACCTGCAGAGATATGGTACAGTTGATATCATCCCCGAGATGGCAATCCTTAGTCTTGTCGGGAAACAGATGAAAAATATGATTGGAGTAGCTGGCCGCATGTTTTCTACCCTAGGTGAGAACAATGTCAATATAGAGATGATTTCCCAGG GTGCAAGTGAGATCAACATCTCTTGTGTCatagaagaaagagacgCTGATCGTGCTCTAAATATTATCCACACCAGCATGTTCACATTCTTGGACTAA